A window of Clostridia bacterium contains these coding sequences:
- the cbiM gene encoding cobalt transporter CbiM, whose translation MHIPDGYLSLQTSIPFLGAMAPIWSIALNKVKKVLSLKQVPLLSLCAAFSFVVMMFNIPLGQSSVHAIGAVFIAVLLGPWAACIAVSIALVIQAFVFSDGGIIAIGANCFNIAFIMPFAGYYIYKAIAGKADILSKRSIVGIFIGSYAGINLAALFTAVEFGIQPILYKTAEGQPLYGFFPLAVSVPVMMFEHLVFAGPVEAAVTVSAVTYLAKFSPQLFAKNDNEVIDQSIGVFRRYKAFILALLVMVILTPVGLFATGTAWGEWGKDEIRKLLGFIPEGMDRLAEKWDALIPDYTIPGLDSSFFSSSIGYIVSAAIGIVMISVLLILSGRFIVKKGNKEKQD comes from the coding sequence ATGCACATACCAGATGGCTATCTGAGCTTGCAAACCAGTATACCCTTTCTGGGAGCTATGGCTCCAATATGGTCTATAGCCTTGAATAAAGTTAAAAAAGTCCTGAGTCTCAAGCAGGTTCCGTTACTGTCCCTGTGTGCCGCTTTTTCCTTTGTAGTTATGATGTTTAATATACCACTGGGGCAAAGCTCGGTTCACGCAATCGGCGCAGTGTTTATTGCGGTATTGCTAGGCCCGTGGGCTGCATGTATTGCTGTATCAATAGCGTTGGTAATTCAAGCTTTTGTTTTTAGTGACGGAGGGATTATAGCGATAGGGGCTAACTGTTTCAATATAGCTTTTATAATGCCATTTGCGGGCTATTACATATATAAAGCGATAGCCGGAAAAGCGGATATTTTATCAAAAAGAAGTATTGTCGGAATATTTATTGGCAGCTATGCAGGAATTAACCTGGCTGCTTTATTTACTGCAGTGGAATTCGGAATACAGCCTATTCTATATAAGACAGCAGAAGGACAACCGCTTTACGGATTTTTTCCTTTGGCGGTATCAGTACCAGTAATGATGTTTGAACACCTTGTTTTTGCTGGACCTGTAGAGGCGGCTGTAACTGTTTCTGCGGTGACCTATCTTGCAAAATTCAGTCCTCAATTGTTTGCTAAAAATGATAATGAAGTCATTGATCAAAGCATTGGTGTTTTTAGAAGGTATAAAGCTTTTATCCTGGCTCTGCTTGTGATGGTAATACTCACGCCTGTGGGTCTTTTTGCTACCGGTACCGCATGGGGTGAATGGGGAAAGGATGAAATTAGAAAGCTTTTGGGGTTTATCCCGGAAGGGATGGATAGACTTGCAGAAAAATGGGATGCATTGATACCCGACTATACAATACCGGGATTGGACAGTAGTTTTTTCAGTTCGTCTATAGGATATATTGTATCTGCGGCTATCGGCATAGTTATGATTTCTGTATTGCTTATTTTATCAGGCAGGTTTATAGTAAAAAAAGGGAACAAGGAAAAACAGGACTAA
- the cbiQ gene encoding cobalt ECF transporter T component CbiQ encodes MKHEQRISLPEWLSDTKENHGYEFGRAGMGFLRKTVIEVSRIFENDVLAERYASKGGLLQHIDPRIKFFSMLYLIMFCGITTSIAKLIALVCVSLIFAKLSNLGITTYIKRVWLVLPVIVLIVSVPAATNVILPGKPLFYVYKNLDFFVMPHQLFFSEEGLLAIIRMALRIGCSVSFAYCLIMSTRWTILVKSLRALKIPMFVIAILDMTYRFIFVLVRLTVDIFEARFLRTVGRIKNKENRNFIARSIAFLFAKSNHMSEEIYEAMVCRGYTGEPVALGDLKLSVQDVVWVLNILIISVILAAI; translated from the coding sequence TTGAAACACGAACAGAGAATATCCCTGCCTGAATGGTTGTCTGATACAAAAGAAAATCATGGGTATGAGTTTGGCCGGGCAGGTATGGGATTCTTACGAAAGACTGTTATCGAAGTATCCAGAATATTTGAAAATGATGTTCTTGCTGAGAGATACGCATCAAAGGGTGGGCTGCTGCAGCATATTGATCCCAGGATAAAGTTTTTTTCTATGCTGTATCTGATAATGTTTTGTGGAATAACGACAAGTATTGCAAAACTGATTGCTCTTGTATGTGTATCATTAATCTTTGCGAAGTTGTCAAACCTCGGAATAACAACTTACATTAAAAGAGTATGGCTTGTTTTGCCGGTCATAGTGCTTATAGTATCTGTGCCTGCAGCCACAAATGTGATACTACCTGGTAAGCCATTATTTTATGTTTACAAAAATTTGGATTTTTTTGTTATGCCTCATCAGCTCTTTTTTTCTGAGGAGGGATTATTGGCTATTATCAGAATGGCGTTGCGCATCGGCTGCTCAGTTTCTTTTGCATATTGCCTGATTATGAGTACAAGGTGGACGATTCTGGTAAAATCTTTAAGAGCGTTAAAGATTCCTATGTTTGTGATAGCAATTCTTGATATGACATATAGATTCATTTTTGTTTTAGTGAGACTTACGGTAGATATTTTTGAAGCCAGATTTCTCAGAACTGTAGGAAGAATAAAAAACAAGGAAAACAGAAATTTTATTGCCAGAAGCATAGCATTTTTGTTTGCAAAGTCAAATCATATGAGCGAAGAAATATATGAAGCCATGGTCTGCAGGGGATATACAGGGGAACCTGTAGCCTTAGGGGACCTTAAACTGTCTGTACAGGATGTAGTCTGGGTTCTTAATATTCTGATTATTAGTGTAATTTTAGCAGCTATATAA
- a CDS encoding energy-coupling factor ABC transporter ATP-binding protein, with translation MKSNMPLLQLSDVCFNYPHEDSVLMDITFSIGQGEKVCILGANGSGKSTLLKLLCGLVSPQKGEFKAFGTHVTVKSFSKDSFSKDFHRKIGFVFQNSDTQLFCSTVREEIAFGPLQMNIPYEEVNNRIADVLDLLDIQHLKEKTPFKLSGGEKKKVALASILVLNPLVLILDEPTNGLDPKTQRWLVELLTNLNRTGKTIITSTHNLELVQEISDRCIVFGEDHRLAADDSTEKVMADIDLLKRVNIVDEYYHRHGDGHHAHYHIHNY, from the coding sequence ATGAAATCGAATATGCCTTTATTACAACTAAGTGATGTATGCTTCAACTATCCCCATGAGGACTCTGTTCTCATGGATATCACCTTTAGTATTGGACAGGGGGAAAAAGTATGTATACTGGGGGCGAACGGAAGCGGAAAGTCAACGCTTCTAAAGCTGCTGTGCGGTCTTGTTTCCCCTCAGAAAGGCGAATTTAAAGCCTTTGGCACACATGTTACCGTCAAATCCTTCTCGAAAGATTCTTTTTCAAAGGACTTTCATAGAAAAATAGGGTTTGTATTTCAGAACTCGGATACCCAACTTTTCTGCAGTACAGTAAGGGAAGAGATAGCTTTTGGTCCTTTACAGATGAATATTCCTTACGAGGAGGTTAATAACAGGATAGCTGATGTTTTGGATTTACTGGACATACAGCACCTTAAAGAAAAGACACCCTTCAAGCTAAGCGGCGGTGAAAAGAAAAAGGTTGCGCTGGCTTCCATACTGGTGTTGAATCCTCTGGTACTTATTTTGGACGAACCAACAAACGGACTTGATCCAAAAACCCAAAGGTGGCTTGTAGAACTCTTGACAAATCTAAACAGGACGGGAAAGACCATAATCACTTCAACACATAATCTTGAACTTGTACAGGAGATTTCCGACAGGTGTATAGTTTTTGGAGAAGACCACAGGCTGGCAGCGGATGATTCTACTGAGAAGGTTATGGCTGATATTGATCTCCTTAAAAGGGTTAATATAGTTGATGAATACTATCACAGGCATGGCGATGGCCATCATGCACATTATCATATCCATAACTATTAG
- a CDS encoding glutathione S-transferase N-terminal domain-containing protein, with the protein MSVKVYSTPTCPWCTVVKEYLSSKNIAYEDIDVSKDRNAAMEMVQKSGQRGVPVVDINGTVVVGFDQGSIDMLLGIK; encoded by the coding sequence ATGTCGGTAAAAGTGTATTCAACACCAACTTGTCCTTGGTGTACTGTCGTCAAAGAATATCTGTCATCAAAAAATATTGCTTATGAAGATATAGATGTTTCAAAAGATAGGAACGCTGCAATGGAAATGGTACAGAAATCAGGTCAAAGGGGAGTTCCTGTCGTGGATATTAACGGTACGGTAGTAGTTGGGTTCGATCAAGGTTCTATCGATATGCTTTTAGGAATAAAGTGA
- a CDS encoding conjugal transfer protein TraX, translating into MIRIIAMLTMILDHMGQVFFPNIIIFPVAGRLALPLFAWGIANGYKKTSNFNAYALRILVLAIVSQYPYMLLFENEYFNVCFTLLTGLIALKVYDLKINIFLKYLMISLLGIVAHEFDFEYGVYGIALVVVFYIVEGKYYLIFMQSVVTLFGVMLYNYYPLQLVSVLSVIIINLFIKHNFKIIRVFQYSFYPVHIVLFLLIKNFIYAQPMSNYVLRRLTYLLYH; encoded by the coding sequence ATGATTAGAATAATTGCAATGCTGACAATGATATTAGACCATATGGGACAAGTATTTTTTCCTAATATCATTATTTTCCCTGTTGCCGGCAGGCTGGCACTTCCACTTTTTGCTTGGGGTATCGCAAATGGATATAAAAAAACGAGTAACTTTAATGCATACGCTTTAAGGATATTGGTATTGGCAATTGTTTCGCAGTATCCTTATATGCTTTTGTTTGAAAACGAATATTTTAATGTGTGTTTTACGTTATTGACAGGGCTTATTGCTTTGAAAGTTTATGATTTGAAAATTAATATATTTTTAAAATATTTGATGATTTCTCTTTTGGGGATAGTCGCGCATGAATTTGATTTTGAATATGGAGTTTATGGAATTGCTTTAGTAGTAGTTTTCTATATAGTTGAAGGAAAATATTATCTAATATTTATGCAATCTGTTGTAACACTTTTCGGAGTAATGTTATACAATTATTACCCTTTACAATTAGTTTCCGTATTATCAGTAATTATTATTAATTTATTTATAAAGCATAATTTTAAAATTATTAGGGTATTTCAGTACAGCTTTTATCCTGTACATATAGTATTATTTTTATTGATCAAAAACTTTATTTATGCACAACCGATGAGTAATTATGTGCTAAGAAGATTAACTTATCTGCTCTATCATTAA